GCGGAGCCTGCAGCCACCGGCCAGCCCATCGGTGCGTACGCCGAAACCTGGTCCACGAGTTGACGCTGGCTCGGCTGTCCTATGTTGATCAGCGTCTGATCCGGCGCGTCCAACGGAACATTCATTGCTTCCGAGATCTGTTTGGTCAGCAGGCCAACCAGGGGCGCCACATCCAGGGTGAGGGACGTGGAAGGTTCCGTCTCGGGCGAGGCGGCCCCGGAAGACGGGAAATTAAGCCGGTGGCTCTTCCTCAGCGTCTCCTCCCAGGCTGCCGGATAGCCGGGGAGCGCCGTCAGGGATTTGGCGGCAGAGTCGAGGATCGGCTGCACCAGTTCCGTGAACGGCTCAGGAATGCGGCCGGCCGGATCGATGCTGCCAACTGCTGCCGAAGCCAGCCGTTCCTGGAAGACGGTGTCCTTGCCCAAGGGAGCGGCGAGGGAAACGAAGCCGTCCTCCTGCACAATGTTCCGGTCAACCCAGATCGCTGGAACGGCGACGGCGGCCAGCAGCAGCCCAAGGATAACGGCGGCAGCGGAGACAAAGGTGCGCAAGGGAGTCCTCGGTTGTGGTTGGCGGTACTGCCATCCTAGGGGTGCCGGCGGGGAAGAAAAAATGTCGGCCGACAGTGGTAGAGCTATGGATAGAGTTGATTCGGTTTGATGCCAGTCCGTTTTTGATGCACTGCCACCCGCAAAGGATTCCCATGCCCAAGGCTCCCTTCCCGTCAGGGTCCGACCGTGCCTGACAACGTGCCCGCGGCCACCACGGTTCCTGCCACGGCTGCTGAGACGAGCCCGGATAATCCCTGGCCCCTGCAGCTACTGTCCCAGAAGCTCAAGGCCCACATCGACCGGACTCCCTCCGCCTGGGTCGAAGGCCAGGTCATTGAATTGAACCGCCGCGGCGGCAGCGCGTTCATGACACTTAGGGACGTAGACGCCGAAATTTCGCTGCCTGCGTCCATCTGGTCTAATGTGCTGGATCGCCAGGACGTTCCCCTGGAACGGGGTTCCAGGGTTGTGGCCCTCCTGAAAGCCGAGTTCTGGCTGAAGACCGGACGCCTCAACATGTCGGTGAAGGACATCCGGCCATTGGGGCTGGGAGACCTGTTGGCGCGGATTGAGCGGCTCCGCCACGCGCTTTCCATGGAAGGGCTCTTTGCGGACTCCCGGAAAAAACGCCTCCCGCTCCTCCCCCATCGGATCGGTCTGATCACCGGACGTGATTCCGACGCCAAGAAGGACGTGCTGCGCAATGCCGCCCTCCGGTGGCCCGCGGTCGAATTTGAGATCCGGGAAGTTGCCGTGCAGGGAAACACCGCTGTTTCCCAGATTATGGGTGCGTTGCGGGACCTCGATGCCGACGCGCATGTTGACGTCATTGTGATTGCCCGGGGCGGCGGTGCGCTTGAGGACCTCCTCCCCTTCAGCAATGAGGATCTGATCAGGGCAGTGTCCAACGCCTCGACGCCGGTGGTCAGCGCGATCGGCCACGAAGCGGACCGTCCCATCCTCGACGACGTCGCTGACCTCCGGGCTTCCACGCCCACGGACGCCGCCAAGAGGATTGTTCCTGACGTCGTTGAGGAACTTGACCGGGTACGGCAGGCACGTGACCAGCTCCGGCGCGGAGTGCACCGCCTGGTGGAGCGGGAGTCCGACCGGCTGGCTTCCCTGCATTCAAGGCCCGTGCTCGCCGCGCCGGAGGTCATGGTCAGCGCCCGTGCCGAAGACGTGGCACGGCTCAGCAGCCGCTCCCGTGCAGCCATTAGCACGGCAGTGCTGAGAGGGGCTGACCAGATCCTCCATCTCCGCAGCCAGGTGCGCTCCCTCTCGCCGCAGCAGACTCTGGATCGGGGCTACGCCGTGGTGCAGGTTTCGGGGACGGCCCGGGCCGAGGACGAGCCGCTTGCAGTCGTTCGGCACCCTTCGCAGGCTCCGGAGGGCTCGGATCTTTTCGTACGCGTTGCCGGCGGGTCCTTTTCCGCCCGGTCCACGGGCGGTCAACGGATTTCAGATAGCTGAAACTAGCCCAGCTCCGGACATCCCGGCAGCGCCCATCCACTCATCACCAGCAGGGAGCAAACACATTGGCAGCAGAACACAACCCGAACGCAGACATCGAAGCGCTGAGCTACGAAGAGGCCCGCGAGCAGCTCGTGGCCGTGGTGGGCAAGTTGGAAGCCGGCGGCGCCAGCCTGGAGGACTCCCTCGCGCTGTGGGAGCGGGGCGAGGCCCTTGCCAGACGATGTGAGGAGTGGCTGGAAGGCGCGCGCAAACGGCTGGCCGCCGCCCGGAACCAGGCCGGTCCGGAGTCCTAAGTCCGGAGTCCTAGGATCCGGGTCCCGGGCGTGGTCCGTCAGGACCTTTCCACGAGGCTGCGCTCGAGCGCGACGTCGAATTCCGCAACGGGCCATTCAAGGTGGAGGTCTTCCATGGCCTGGAGCAGCAGCTGTTGCACGGCGATGCGCGCGTACCATTTTTTGTTCGCCGGGACCACATGCCAGGGCGCCACTTCGGTATGCGTCTTGTCGAATGCCGCCTGGTATGCGGCCATGTAGTCATCCCAGAAGGCACGCTCCTTCAGGTCACCGCTGCTGTACTTCCAGTGCTTCGAAGGATCGTCCAGCCGGGCCAGCAAGCGGGATTTCTGTTCGTCCCGGCTGATGTTCAACATCACCTTGACTATTCGGGCTCCGCTGGCCGTAAGCCTGGCTTCAAATTCGTTGATCGCCGTGTAGCGCCGCTCCAGCTCTTCCGGGGAGGCCCAGCCGTGGACGCGGTGGATGAGCACATCTTCATAGTGGGAGCGGTCAAAGACGCCCACCATGCCGGCCGCGGGTACTTCCTTTTCGATCCGCCAGAGGAAATCGTAAGACTTTTCCTCATCGGTGGGCGCCTTGAACGCCTTGAGCTGCACACCCTGCGGGTCCATGGCGCCGACCACGTGAGCCACAATGCCGCCCTTCCCTGCGGTGTCCATGGCCTGGAGGATCAGCAGGACGCGCTTGGTGCCGCCGAACTTAGCTTCGGCGAACAACTGCTCCTGGAGGGTGGCAAGTTTGCCGTCGAGTTCGGCCAGGAGGGCCTGTCCGTCGGATTTGCCGCCAGGGTACCCCGGCGTGGAATCCGGATCGACGTCGGACAGCCTGAATCCGTCACCGGCCGCGAGGGTTCCTGACGGGTGTTCGTTGAACGTTTCGAGTCCTGACATGTGAAGCCTTCCGCCGATGTTCCGCCAGTCCGGAGCTCCGCTTCCTCGCGGCCGCGTCCGGCTGCCGCCGCCCGGGAAACCCGGGCGGCGCTGCTGCCATCAGGCTAGTTCCCCTGGTACCGGCTCAGGAAGTCCCCCATACGGCCGATTGCTTCTTCTATATCCTTCACGTTGGGCAGGGTGACCATCCGGAAGTGATCCGGACGGACCCAGTTAAAGGCGCGGCCGTGGGAAACGAGGATCTTCTGCTCACGGAGCAGGTCCAGGACGAACTTTTCGTCGTCCCGGATGTGGAAGACCTCGGGGTCCAGTTTCGGGAACAGGTACAGCGCTCCCCTGGCCTGCTGCGTGCTGACGCCGGGGATGGCGTTGAGCAGGTCGTAGGCCTTGTTCCGCTGTTCCAGCAGGCGGCCCCCTGGCAGGATCAGATCATTGATGCTCTGGTATCCGCCCAATGCCGTCTGGATGGCATGCTGGGCAGGCACGTTGGCACACAGGCGCATGTTTGCAAGGAGACTGATGCCTTCGAGGTAGTCGGCCGCGTCCTTCTTTGGCCCGGAGATCGCCATCCAGCCGGCCCGGTACCCGCACACGCGGTATGCCTTGGACAACCCGCTGAAGGTCAGGCACAGGACGTCGTCGCCGGTGAGTCCGGCCAGGTTCACGTGGACAGCGTCCTCGTACAGGATCTTCTCGTAGATTTCATCCGCAAAAAGGACCAGGCCGTGCTTCTCAGCCAGGGCCACAATCTTCTTGAGGGTCTCCTCGGGATACACCGCACCGGTGGGGTTGTTCGGGTTGATCACCACGATTCCCTTGGTTCGCGGGGTGATCTTGGATTCGAGGTCCTCCAGGTCCGGCTGCCAGCCGGACTCCTCATCACAGAGGTAGTGCACCGGGCGACCGCTTGCGAGGGCGACGGAGGCGGTCCAGAGCGGGTAGTCGGGCGTGGGGATCAGAACCTCGTCGCCGTCGTCGAGGAGCGCCATGAGCGACATGGTGATGAGCTCGCTGACGCCGTTGCCGAGGTAAATGTCGTCCACGTGAATGTTCTGGATACCGCGGGTCTGGTAGTACTGCGACACTGCCGTCCGGGCGGAGAATATGCCCCGGGAGTCACTGTAGCCCTGGGCGTGCGGCAGATGGCGGATCATGTCCACCAGGATCGCGTCCGGCGCTTCAAAACCAAACGGTGCCGGGTTTCCGATGTTCA
Above is a window of Arthrobacter sp. FB24 DNA encoding:
- the xseA gene encoding exodeoxyribonuclease VII large subunit, producing the protein MPDNVPAATTVPATAAETSPDNPWPLQLLSQKLKAHIDRTPSAWVEGQVIELNRRGGSAFMTLRDVDAEISLPASIWSNVLDRQDVPLERGSRVVALLKAEFWLKTGRLNMSVKDIRPLGLGDLLARIERLRHALSMEGLFADSRKKRLPLLPHRIGLITGRDSDAKKDVLRNAALRWPAVEFEIREVAVQGNTAVSQIMGALRDLDADAHVDVIVIARGGGALEDLLPFSNEDLIRAVSNASTPVVSAIGHEADRPILDDVADLRASTPTDAAKRIVPDVVEELDRVRQARDQLRRGVHRLVERESDRLASLHSRPVLAAPEVMVSARAEDVARLSSRSRAAISTAVLRGADQILHLRSQVRSLSPQQTLDRGYAVVQVSGTARAEDEPLAVVRHPSQAPEGSDLFVRVAGGSFSARSTGGQRISDS
- a CDS encoding pyridoxal phosphate-dependent aminotransferase encodes the protein MAEFKQSTKLHNVLYDIRGPILQAAQQMEAEGHRILKLNIGNPAPFGFEAPDAILVDMIRHLPHAQGYSDSRGIFSARTAVSQYYQTRGIQNIHVDDIYLGNGVSELITMSLMALLDDGDEVLIPTPDYPLWTASVALASGRPVHYLCDEESGWQPDLEDLESKITPRTKGIVVINPNNPTGAVYPEETLKKIVALAEKHGLVLFADEIYEKILYEDAVHVNLAGLTGDDVLCLTFSGLSKAYRVCGYRAGWMAISGPKKDAADYLEGISLLANMRLCANVPAQHAIQTALGGYQSINDLILPGGRLLEQRNKAYDLLNAIPGVSTQQARGALYLFPKLDPEVFHIRDDEKFVLDLLREQKILVSHGRAFNWVRPDHFRMVTLPNVKDIEEAIGRMGDFLSRYQGN
- a CDS encoding polyphosphate kinase 2 family protein, whose translation is MSGLETFNEHPSGTLAAGDGFRLSDVDPDSTPGYPGGKSDGQALLAELDGKLATLQEQLFAEAKFGGTKRVLLILQAMDTAGKGGIVAHVVGAMDPQGVQLKAFKAPTDEEKSYDFLWRIEKEVPAAGMVGVFDRSHYEDVLIHRVHGWASPEELERRYTAINEFEARLTASGARIVKVMLNISRDEQKSRLLARLDDPSKHWKYSSGDLKERAFWDDYMAAYQAAFDKTHTEVAPWHVVPANKKWYARIAVQQLLLQAMEDLHLEWPVAEFDVALERSLVERS
- a CDS encoding exodeoxyribonuclease VII small subunit, which gives rise to MAAEHNPNADIEALSYEEAREQLVAVVGKLEAGGASLEDSLALWERGEALARRCEEWLEGARKRLAAARNQAGPES